Proteins encoded in a region of the Paramagnetospirillum magneticum AMB-1 genome:
- the glgB gene encoding 1,4-alpha-glucan branching protein GlgB — translation MPEAAKLIRSSDADAIARGRHGDPFAVLGPHAVKGGTVIRTFQPQARTVFVLAADGETEMSRAHPDGLFAVKLKGSPAYRLRAVRHDGGTEELDDPYRFPPVLGDLDVHLLAEGTHLRTFEKLGAQVRIVDGVAGVDFALWAPNASRVSVVGDFNGWDGRRHPMRLRHEAGMWEIFIPGLGQGAVYKYEIVASDGRLLPLKADPYGHFAEVPPKTASVVWELGRRDWADADWMAAQKARNDRHAPISIYEVHLGSWRRVPEDCNRPLSYLEMADQLGDYVADLGFTHVEFLPIHEHPFGGSWGYQPVGLFAPTSRYGTPDEFRTLVDRLHQKGIGVIIDWVAGHFPNDPHGLHHFDGTHLYEHEDPRLGVHKDWNTLIYNYGRSEVVNYLYANALYWLEQYHVDGLRVDAVASMLYLDYSREPGEWIPNRHGGNENLEAIDFLRRMNMLVYAEHPGAMTIAEESTAWPMVSRPVHLGGLGFGYKWNMGWMHDTLRYFSKDPIHRRYHHDSLTFAQLYAYHENFVLPLSHDEVVHGKGSIFGRMPGDPWQRFANLRAYYGFMWTQPGKKLLFMGQEFAQQSEWNEDASLDWHLLGDGRNEGVMRLIRDLNRLYRTEPALHQLDNEPAGFAWIDCNDRDNSVLTWLRKGFDPGDFLVVAGNYTPMVRDSYRIGVPEPGWYRELLNTDSEWYGGANIHNGGGVHTEEVPWHGHGFSICLRLPPLATCVFKRER, via the coding sequence ATGCCCGAAGCGGCGAAATTGATCCGGTCCAGCGATGCCGATGCCATCGCCCGGGGACGTCATGGCGATCCCTTCGCCGTGCTGGGTCCCCATGCGGTCAAGGGCGGCACGGTGATCCGTACCTTCCAGCCCCAGGCCCGAACGGTCTTCGTGCTGGCCGCCGATGGCGAGACCGAGATGAGCCGGGCTCACCCCGACGGCCTGTTCGCTGTCAAGCTGAAGGGTTCGCCCGCCTACCGGCTGCGGGCGGTGCGCCATGACGGCGGGACCGAAGAACTGGACGACCCCTATCGCTTCCCCCCGGTGCTGGGCGATCTCGACGTCCACCTGCTGGCCGAGGGGACCCACCTGCGGACCTTCGAGAAGCTCGGCGCCCAGGTTCGGATTGTCGACGGGGTGGCCGGGGTCGACTTCGCCCTGTGGGCGCCCAATGCCTCCCGCGTTTCGGTGGTGGGCGACTTTAACGGCTGGGACGGGCGGCGCCATCCTATGCGCCTGCGCCATGAGGCGGGAATGTGGGAAATCTTCATTCCCGGCCTGGGGCAGGGGGCCGTCTACAAATATGAAATCGTCGCCTCCGACGGGCGGCTGCTGCCCCTGAAGGCCGACCCTTACGGCCATTTCGCCGAGGTGCCGCCCAAGACCGCCTCGGTGGTGTGGGAACTGGGCCGCCGCGACTGGGCCGATGCCGACTGGATGGCGGCGCAGAAGGCGCGCAATGACCGCCATGCCCCCATCAGCATCTATGAGGTGCATCTGGGGTCGTGGCGGCGCGTGCCGGAAGATTGCAACCGGCCGCTGTCCTATCTCGAAATGGCCGACCAGCTGGGCGATTACGTGGCCGACCTGGGCTTCACCCATGTGGAGTTCCTGCCCATTCACGAGCATCCCTTCGGCGGCTCGTGGGGCTATCAGCCGGTGGGGCTGTTCGCGCCCACCTCGCGCTACGGCACGCCGGACGAGTTCCGCACCCTGGTCGATCGCCTGCACCAAAAGGGCATCGGCGTGATCATCGACTGGGTGGCCGGGCATTTCCCCAACGATCCCCACGGCCTGCACCATTTCGACGGCACCCATCTCTACGAGCACGAGGACCCGCGCCTGGGCGTGCACAAGGACTGGAACACCCTGATCTACAATTACGGCCGCAGCGAAGTGGTGAACTATCTCTACGCCAACGCCCTGTACTGGCTGGAGCAGTATCACGTGGACGGCCTGCGCGTGGATGCGGTGGCGTCCATGCTGTACCTGGATTACTCGCGCGAGCCGGGCGAGTGGATTCCCAACCGCCACGGCGGTAACGAGAATCTGGAAGCCATCGACTTCCTGCGCCGCATGAACATGCTGGTCTATGCCGAGCATCCGGGCGCCATGACCATTGCCGAGGAATCCACCGCCTGGCCCATGGTCTCGCGGCCGGTGCATCTGGGCGGGCTGGGCTTCGGCTACAAGTGGAACATGGGGTGGATGCACGACACGCTGCGCTACTTCTCCAAGGACCCCATCCACCGCCGCTATCACCATGACAGCCTGACCTTCGCCCAGCTCTATGCCTATCACGAGAATTTCGTGCTGCCGCTGTCCCACGACGAGGTGGTGCACGGCAAGGGTTCGATCTTCGGCCGCATGCCGGGCGATCCCTGGCAGCGCTTTGCCAATCTGCGCGCCTATTACGGCTTCATGTGGACCCAGCCGGGCAAGAAGCTGCTGTTCATGGGCCAGGAATTCGCCCAGCAAAGCGAGTGGAACGAGGATGCCAGCCTGGACTGGCACCTGCTGGGCGACGGGCGCAACGAAGGCGTCATGCGCCTGATCCGCGACCTGAACCGCCTGTACCGCACCGAGCCAGCGCTGCACCAGTTGGACAATGAGCCGGCGGGCTTTGCCTGGATCGACTGCAACGACCGCGACAATTCGGTTCTGACCTGGCTGCGCAAGGGCTTCGATCCCGGCGACTTCCTGGTGGTGGCGGGCAATTACACTCCCATGGTGCGCGACTCCTATCGCATCGGCGTGCCCGAGCCTGGATGGTACCGCGAGCTGCTCAACACCGATTCCGAATGGTATGGCGGCGCCAACATCCATAACGGCGGCGGAGTTCACACCGAGGAGGTGCCCTGGCACGGCCACGGCTTCTCCATCTGCCTGCGGCTGCCGCCGTTGGCCACCTGCGTGTTCAAGCGGGAGCGGTAA
- the menA gene encoding 1,4-dihydroxy-2-naphthoate octaprenyltransferase produces MKLESGQPEKPSLVIPGPDASRADQPDGWRLWWLAIRPKTLTISVAPVLAGGALAFADAGQLDPRPLAAALLGALAIQAGTNLYNDVGDALRGGDQPLRQGPPRVTALGWATPERVKRAALVCFALAALVGLYLAWLGGWPVVALGLASLLAGWAYSSGPRPIAYTPSGELFVIAFFGIGAVGGTYYLQTLSLTGQSIMVGAAMGAVAAAVLLANNYRDMEPDRLAGRRTLAIRVGIEASRRSTACCCCRPSRFWPRPWGRRAAGCAWGPCPSPCG; encoded by the coding sequence ATGAAGCTGGAGTCCGGCCAGCCCGAAAAGCCGTCCCTGGTCATCCCCGGCCCCGATGCCAGCCGCGCCGACCAGCCGGACGGCTGGCGGCTGTGGTGGCTGGCCATCCGGCCCAAGACCCTGACCATTTCCGTGGCCCCGGTGCTGGCGGGCGGCGCCCTGGCCTTCGCCGATGCCGGACAGTTGGACCCGCGTCCCCTGGCCGCCGCGCTGCTGGGCGCCCTGGCCATTCAGGCGGGGACCAATCTCTACAACGATGTGGGCGATGCCCTGCGCGGCGGCGACCAGCCCCTGCGTCAGGGGCCGCCGCGCGTCACCGCGCTGGGCTGGGCCACCCCCGAGCGGGTCAAGCGCGCCGCCCTGGTCTGCTTCGCCCTGGCCGCCCTGGTGGGGCTTTATCTCGCCTGGCTGGGCGGCTGGCCGGTGGTCGCCCTGGGCCTCGCCTCGCTGCTGGCCGGCTGGGCCTATTCCAGCGGTCCCCGGCCCATCGCCTATACTCCCTCCGGCGAGCTCTTCGTCATCGCCTTCTTCGGCATCGGCGCGGTGGGGGGGACGTATTACCTTCAGACACTGTCATTGACCGGTCAGTCGATCATGGTCGGCGCCGCCATGGGGGCGGTGGCCGCGGCGGTGCTGCTGGCCAATAATTACCGCGACATGGAGCCCGACCGTCTGGCCGGGCGCCGCACCCTGGCCATTCGGGTCGGCATCGAGGCCTCCAGGCGGTCTACGGCATGCTGCTGCTGTCGCCCATCGCGCTTTTGGCCTCGCCCCTGGGGCCGAAGGGCGGCTGGCTGTGCCTGGGGGCCTTGCCCTTCGCCCTGTGGCTGA
- a CDS encoding YjgN family protein, whose amino-acid sequence MISTALSNMLLSILTLSIYRFWGKTNVRRQLWSATRAWGDPLEYTGTGKELFIGFLIVLVIVYLPLVAGFASAQVLLVSGNPLGALLLSGLYLLTILLVSVGLYRARRYQMSRTLWRGIRGGQTGSGWGYALRSLAVWMAVPLSLGWALPWGEMWLASYRLNNTTFGDRRFTCDATASGLYGRFTLVWFSGLIFAVAAIAAAAGASSLVGESEEDQAAAGIGFAMLLVPVAVVTMALPLAWYRAGFYRNLAAGTEFEGSRFSADTRAWRLIGLVMGNMLISLFSFGILRPWASLRTFRYACSVIGVEGEPDFARVHRAEDTGPSTGEGLVAVLDGAGEF is encoded by the coding sequence ATGATCAGCACGGCGCTGAGCAATATGCTGCTGTCCATCCTGACCCTGTCCATCTACCGCTTCTGGGGCAAAACCAATGTGCGCCGCCAGTTGTGGAGCGCCACCCGCGCCTGGGGCGATCCGCTGGAATATACCGGCACCGGCAAGGAGCTGTTCATCGGCTTCCTGATCGTGCTGGTGATCGTCTACCTGCCGCTGGTGGCCGGCTTCGCCTCGGCGCAGGTGCTGCTGGTGTCGGGCAATCCCCTGGGGGCGCTGCTGCTGTCGGGGCTTTACCTGCTGACCATCTTGCTGGTGTCGGTGGGCCTTTATCGGGCGCGGCGCTACCAGATGTCGCGTACCCTGTGGCGCGGCATCCGGGGCGGCCAGACCGGATCGGGCTGGGGCTATGCCCTGCGCAGCCTGGCGGTGTGGATGGCCGTGCCGCTCAGCCTGGGCTGGGCCTTGCCCTGGGGCGAGATGTGGCTGGCCTCCTACCGCCTCAACAACACGACCTTCGGCGACCGTCGCTTCACCTGCGACGCCACCGCCTCGGGTCTCTACGGCCGCTTTACCCTGGTGTGGTTCAGCGGGCTGATCTTCGCGGTGGCGGCCATCGCCGCCGCCGCCGGCGCCTCTTCCCTGGTGGGGGAGAGCGAGGAGGACCAGGCGGCGGCCGGAATCGGCTTCGCCATGCTTCTCGTGCCGGTGGCGGTGGTGACCATGGCCCTGCCCCTGGCGTGGTACCGGGCGGGCTTTTACCGCAATCTGGCGGCGGGGACCGAATTCGAGGGCAGCCGCTTCTCGGCCGACACCCGGGCCTGGCGGCTGATCGGGCTGGTGATGGGCAACATGCTGATCTCGCTGTTCAGCTTCGGGATCTTGCGCCCCTGGGCATCCCTGCGCACCTTTCGCTACGCCTGTTCGGTGATCGGGGTCGAGGGCGAGCCTGATTTCGCCCGGGTCCACCGGGCCGAGGATACCGGGCCGAGCACCGGGGAGGGGCTGGTGGCGGTGCTGGACGGGGCCGGCGAGTTTTGA
- the msrP gene encoding protein-methionine-sulfoxide reductase catalytic subunit MsrP — MLIRSAADLRESEVTDKALWLDRRRFLALGAAGALALSGLPAEAGLNTVKGPFSTDEPPTPRKDVTTYNNFYELGVEKSDPAQLAPSYFTKTRPWSVTIAGECAKPGTLGYEDLIKPHRLEDRIYRMRCVEAWSMVIPWVGIPLGEVLKRFEPGSKAKFVEFTTLQDPERLPGQRRSVIDWPYVEGLRIDEAMHPLALLAVGLYGEELLPQNGAPIRLVVPWKYGFKSIKSIVAIRFAETPSRTAWMKAAPREYGFYANVNPAVDHPRWSQGAERRIGEFLKRKTLPFNGYADQVASLYSGMDLAANF, encoded by the coding sequence ATGCTGATCAGATCCGCTGCGGACTTGCGCGAATCCGAGGTGACCGACAAGGCTCTGTGGCTGGATCGTCGCCGCTTCCTGGCGCTGGGGGCGGCGGGCGCCCTGGCGCTGTCTGGCCTTCCGGCCGAGGCGGGGCTGAACACGGTCAAGGGGCCGTTCTCCACCGACGAGCCGCCCACCCCCCGAAAGGACGTCACCACCTACAACAACTTCTATGAGCTGGGGGTGGAGAAGTCCGATCCCGCCCAACTGGCGCCCAGCTATTTCACCAAGACCAGACCGTGGAGCGTCACCATCGCCGGGGAATGCGCCAAGCCCGGCACCCTGGGCTACGAGGATCTGATCAAGCCGCACCGGCTGGAGGACCGCATCTACCGCATGCGCTGCGTCGAAGCCTGGTCCATGGTGATCCCCTGGGTGGGCATTCCCCTGGGCGAGGTGCTGAAGCGCTTCGAGCCCGGCTCCAAGGCCAAGTTCGTGGAATTCACCACCCTGCAGGACCCCGAGCGCCTGCCGGGCCAGCGCCGCTCCGTCATCGACTGGCCCTATGTGGAGGGCCTGAGGATCGACGAGGCCATGCATCCGCTGGCCCTGCTGGCGGTGGGACTGTACGGCGAGGAATTGCTGCCCCAGAACGGCGCGCCCATCCGGCTGGTGGTGCCGTGGAAATACGGGTTCAAATCCATCAAGTCGATCGTCGCCATCCGCTTTGCCGAGACGCCGTCCAGGACCGCCTGGATGAAGGCGGCGCCGCGGGAATACGGCTTTTACGCCAACGTCAATCCGGCCGTGGACCATCCGCGCTGGAGCCAGGGAGCCGAGCGGCGCATCGGCGAATTCCTGAAGCGCAAGACACTGCCGTTCAACGGCTATGCCGATCAGGTGGCCTCGCTCTATTCCGGCATGGATCTGGCGGCGAATTTCTGA
- a CDS encoding MDR family oxidoreductase has protein sequence MSDFPALMLDETDGKVTASIRRLTDSDLPEGEVLVKVEYSTLNYKDGMILGGLGRLVRKYPHVPGVDFAGTVEASASPEFKPGDRVILTGWRVGETHWGGYAAKARVKADWLVPLPQGLSARQAMAVGTAGFTAMLAVMALEDHGLRTSDEGEVLVTGAAGGLGSVAVLLLSKLGYRVAASTGRESLGEYLRSLGASSIVDRAEVGAPPAKPLLSERWAAAVDSVGGATLANTVASLRVRGAVASCGNAGGVEFNLTVLPFLLRGACILGIDSVMAPKPRRLIAWKRLAELLPLDRLDSLTTEIRLVDLPEMGAKILKGEVKGRVVVDPNR, from the coding sequence ATGAGCGATTTCCCCGCCCTGATGCTTGACGAGACCGACGGCAAGGTCACCGCCTCCATCCGCCGGCTGACGGACTCCGACCTGCCCGAGGGCGAGGTGCTGGTCAAGGTCGAGTACAGCACCCTGAACTACAAGGACGGCATGATCCTGGGCGGCCTGGGCCGGCTGGTGCGCAAATACCCCCATGTGCCGGGCGTGGATTTCGCCGGGACCGTCGAAGCCTCCGCCTCGCCCGAATTCAAGCCGGGCGACAGGGTGATCCTCACCGGCTGGCGGGTGGGCGAGACCCATTGGGGCGGCTATGCCGCCAAGGCCCGGGTCAAGGCGGACTGGCTGGTCCCCCTGCCCCAGGGCCTCTCCGCCCGTCAGGCCATGGCGGTGGGCACCGCCGGCTTCACCGCCATGCTGGCGGTGATGGCGCTGGAGGATCACGGCCTGCGCACCTCGGACGAGGGCGAGGTGCTGGTCACCGGCGCGGCTGGCGGCCTGGGCAGCGTCGCCGTGCTGCTGCTGTCCAAGCTGGGCTATCGCGTCGCCGCCTCGACGGGCCGCGAAAGCCTGGGCGAGTATCTGCGCTCGCTGGGGGCCAGCTCCATCGTCGACCGCGCCGAAGTGGGCGCGCCGCCCGCCAAGCCCCTGCTTTCCGAGCGTTGGGCCGCGGCGGTGGACAGCGTCGGCGGGGCCACCCTGGCCAATACCGTCGCCAGTCTGCGCGTGCGCGGCGCCGTGGCCTCGTGCGGCAATGCCGGCGGCGTCGAGTTCAACCTGACGGTGCTGCCCTTCCTGCTGCGCGGCGCCTGCATCCTGGGCATCGATTCGGTGATGGCCCCCAAGCCCCGGCGGCTGATCGCCTGGAAGCGTCTGGCCGAGCTGCTGCCCCTGGACCGGCTGGATTCGCTGACCACCGAAATCCGGCTGGTGGATCTGCCCGAGATGGGGGCCAAGATCCTCAAGGGCGAGGTCAAGGGACGGGTGGTGGTCGACCCTAACCGGTGA
- a CDS encoding bile acid:sodium symporter family protein, whose translation MITQAALPLALAFIMFAMGLTMDGRDFRVVFGSPKALAVGLGAKLVLLPALGLALVLAWRPEPDFAVGMILLAACPAGVTSALLTHHAGGRIALAATITALTSLAATLTVPLLVNVGLALFAGYDRSVEIPVAKMTLGIFLVDTVPLVLGLVLQRSWPGLAGRLGRVARPVATLLFALIVVGAFVSQRQALIDHVGDVVPAALILNLAAMTGAWALGAAARLDLADRIAVVMENGLQNGALGIFVAVTLLGNPAMMVPSIVYAFVMNLTAVAFILAVKRRRRVVTG comes from the coding sequence GTGATCACCCAGGCCGCCTTGCCGCTGGCCCTGGCTTTCATCATGTTCGCCATGGGCCTGACCATGGATGGGCGCGATTTCCGCGTGGTGTTCGGCAGCCCCAAGGCCCTGGCGGTGGGGCTGGGAGCCAAGCTGGTGCTGCTGCCGGCCCTGGGGCTGGCCCTGGTGCTGGCTTGGCGGCCGGAACCCGATTTCGCCGTGGGCATGATCCTGCTGGCCGCCTGTCCCGCCGGGGTGACCTCGGCCCTGCTGACCCATCATGCCGGCGGGCGCATCGCCCTGGCCGCCACCATCACCGCGCTCACCTCCCTGGCCGCCACCCTGACCGTGCCCCTGCTGGTCAATGTGGGCCTGGCCCTGTTCGCGGGCTATGACCGGTCGGTCGAGATTCCCGTGGCCAAGATGACCCTGGGCATTTTCCTGGTGGATACGGTGCCGCTGGTCCTGGGGCTGGTCCTCCAGCGGTCCTGGCCGGGACTGGCCGGGCGCCTGGGCCGCGTGGCCCGCCCGGTGGCTACCTTGCTGTTCGCCCTGATCGTGGTCGGCGCCTTCGTCAGTCAGCGTCAGGCGCTGATCGACCATGTGGGCGACGTGGTGCCCGCCGCCCTGATCCTCAATCTGGCCGCCATGACCGGGGCCTGGGCGCTGGGGGCGGCGGCACGCCTGGATCTGGCCGACCGCATCGCCGTGGTCATGGAGAACGGGCTGCAGAACGGGGCGCTGGGCATCTTCGTGGCGGTGACGCTGCTGGGCAACCCGGCCATGATGGTGCCCAGCATCGTCTACGCCTTCGTCATGAACCTGACGGCCGTCGCGTTCATCCTGGCGGTGAAGCGCCGCCGCCGGGTGGTCACCGGTTAG
- a CDS encoding methyl-accepting chemotaxis protein, with product MLAKLGIANRLLVGFVVLIALIAGLATFSRISAGDIAAAVAASRRGSDNALALESIERHIYEARFNIWVYFGTDDTSRLQKGISLTNDLIKEVEALHAATLFAPERQRQVREMAELIAAYKVRVEKLSELRARKAAFDDPELAASRSDAGKISAAIDKIGASLSEGYRATSDAEAAQVESLIALVSRLSVIVGLLATVFGLVLALAIGRSITNPLGDLVGAVRRLAGGDTGLAVPGVERRDEFGPLAQALNGWRSSIMEAAARAEEERLARTQREARQQVIEVATQRFDQSIETTLSRVKAAVQALHGSADTLSANAEQTQRQSSAVSTATDEATANVGTVASASTELASSIHEISRQVRQSSDIAQAAETEVMEATRKVTGMAEAAQRIGNVVKLISDIASQTNLLALNATIESARAGDAGKGFAVVAHEVKNLAGQTAKATEEITLQISAVQAETQAAVEAISGISHTISRINELATAIAGAVEEQGAATAEIARNVELANEGTSEVARNIAGVAQAASETGGMAQAVFTSANGLLDESARLESEVREFLTSVRTA from the coding sequence ATGCTGGCAAAGTTGGGTATCGCAAATCGCCTGTTGGTGGGATTCGTCGTCCTAATCGCGTTGATCGCCGGCTTGGCGACCTTCTCCAGGATTTCGGCCGGTGACATCGCCGCCGCCGTGGCGGCAAGCCGGCGGGGCAGCGACAACGCCTTGGCGCTGGAGAGCATCGAGCGGCACATCTACGAGGCGCGCTTCAATATCTGGGTGTATTTCGGCACCGACGACACCAGCCGCCTGCAGAAGGGAATTTCCCTGACGAACGATCTGATCAAGGAGGTCGAGGCGCTGCATGCCGCCACCCTCTTCGCGCCGGAGCGTCAGCGGCAGGTGCGCGAGATGGCCGAGCTGATCGCCGCCTACAAGGTCAGGGTCGAGAAGCTCAGCGAATTGAGGGCGCGAAAGGCGGCCTTCGATGATCCAGAACTGGCGGCGTCCCGCAGTGACGCCGGAAAGATCAGCGCGGCCATCGACAAGATCGGCGCCAGCCTGTCCGAGGGCTATCGCGCCACCTCCGATGCCGAGGCGGCCCAGGTTGAAAGCCTGATCGCCCTGGTCAGCCGCCTGTCCGTCATCGTCGGATTGCTGGCTACCGTCTTCGGTCTGGTTCTCGCCCTGGCCATCGGTCGCAGCATCACCAATCCCCTGGGGGATCTGGTGGGGGCGGTGCGTCGTCTGGCCGGAGGCGATACCGGCTTGGCCGTGCCGGGCGTGGAGCGCCGCGACGAGTTCGGGCCGCTTGCCCAGGCCCTGAACGGCTGGCGGAGCAGCATCATGGAGGCCGCCGCCCGGGCGGAGGAGGAGCGCCTGGCCCGGACCCAGCGCGAGGCCCGTCAGCAGGTCATCGAGGTGGCGACCCAGCGTTTCGACCAATCCATCGAGACCACCCTGAGCCGGGTCAAGGCCGCCGTTCAAGCGCTGCATGGTTCGGCCGACACCTTGTCGGCCAATGCCGAGCAGACCCAGCGCCAGAGCAGCGCCGTCTCGACCGCCACCGACGAGGCGACGGCCAATGTGGGGACCGTGGCCTCAGCCAGCACGGAACTGGCCAGTTCCATCCACGAGATCTCGCGGCAGGTCCGTCAGTCCTCGGACATCGCCCAGGCCGCCGAGACCGAGGTCATGGAGGCGACGCGCAAGGTCACCGGCATGGCCGAGGCGGCGCAGCGGATTGGCAACGTGGTCAAGCTGATCAGCGACATCGCCAGCCAGACCAACCTACTGGCCCTGAACGCCACCATCGAAAGCGCCCGGGCCGGCGACGCCGGCAAGGGATTCGCCGTGGTGGCGCACGAGGTCAAGAATCTGGCTGGACAGACGGCCAAGGCCACGGAGGAGATCACCTTGCAGATCTCTGCGGTGCAGGCGGAAACCCAGGCGGCGGTCGAGGCCATCTCGGGCATTTCCCATACCATCTCGCGCATCAATGAGCTGGCGACGGCCATCGCTGGGGCGGTCGAGGAGCAAGGCGCCGCCACGGCGGAAATCGCCCGCAACGTGGAACTGGCCAACGAAGGCACCAGCGAGGTGGCCCGCAATATCGCCGGCGTCGCCCAGGCTGCCTCGGAAACCGGCGGCATGGCCCAGGCGGTGTTCACCTCGGCCAACGGCCTGCTGGACGAGAGCGCCCGCCTGGAAAGCGAGGTGCGGGAATTCCTGACCAGCGTGCGGACAGCCTGA
- a CDS encoding M48 family metallopeptidase: MIATEAERPGRFSDGRSAASRKVMVRVQSGGLEIRGEDGFLIAVWKTDDLVADGEWPEKRGIRLRCASEPDARLAIEDAVVIREALPKPPAWRKSRHAALILGCLLGGLVLAGLMVGLAPVSRLLAHLLPAGLERQWGQSIAGGLEGQMKACQGKEGLRVLDALTRRLAEPLPADRREVRVHVLHSKDVNALALPGGEIILFSGLINKAEGPDELAGVLAHELTHIGERHVSAAMIRALGVGVFATMITGDASGLVASGLGAALAGAYTREDESAADLGALALLEAAGIGSDGLALFFRRLATMEGRQGQVLAWLSTHPDSVRRAEAVEARRLPAPRLPALSDADWQAVKRICSKKSP; the protein is encoded by the coding sequence TTGATCGCCACCGAGGCCGAGCGCCCGGGGCGGTTCAGCGACGGCCGCAGCGCCGCCTCGCGCAAGGTGATGGTCCGCGTCCAGTCCGGCGGCCTGGAAATCCGGGGCGAGGATGGCTTTCTCATCGCGGTGTGGAAGACCGACGATCTGGTGGCCGACGGCGAGTGGCCGGAAAAGCGCGGCATCAGGCTGCGCTGCGCCTCCGAGCCCGACGCCCGGCTGGCCATCGAGGATGCCGTGGTGATCCGCGAGGCCCTGCCCAAGCCGCCCGCCTGGCGCAAAAGCCGGCATGCGGCCCTGATTCTCGGCTGCCTGCTGGGTGGGCTGGTGCTGGCCGGGTTGATGGTCGGTCTGGCGCCGGTGTCCCGGCTGCTGGCCCATCTGCTGCCCGCCGGGCTGGAGCGCCAGTGGGGCCAGTCCATCGCCGGCGGCCTGGAAGGCCAGATGAAGGCCTGCCAGGGCAAGGAGGGGCTGCGGGTGCTCGACGCCCTGACCCGCCGGCTGGCCGAGCCGCTGCCCGCCGACCGGCGCGAGGTGCGCGTCCATGTGCTGCACTCCAAGGACGTCAACGCCTTGGCTCTGCCGGGCGGCGAGATCATCCTGTTTTCCGGATTGATCAACAAGGCCGAGGGGCCGGACGAACTGGCCGGGGTGCTGGCCCACGAACTCACCCATATCGGCGAGCGGCATGTGAGCGCCGCCATGATCCGCGCCCTGGGCGTCGGCGTGTTCGCCACCATGATCACCGGCGATGCCTCGGGGCTGGTGGCCAGCGGCCTGGGCGCCGCCCTGGCCGGGGCCTATACCCGCGAGGACGAGAGCGCCGCCGATCTGGGGGCGCTGGCCCTGCTGGAGGCGGCGGGCATCGGCTCGGACGGTCTGGCCCTGTTCTTCCGCCGCCTCGCCACCATGGAGGGGCGCCAGGGGCAGGTGCTGGCCTGGCTCAGCACCCATCCCGATTCCGTCCGCCGCGCCGAGGCGGTCGAGGCCCGGCGGTTGCCGGCCCCGCGCCTGCCCGCCCTCTCCGATGCCGATTGGCAGGCGGTGAAACGGATCTGTTCCAAAAAGTCGCCATAA
- a CDS encoding sulfite oxidase heme-binding subunit YedZ, producing MDKLLRQGWVKPLLFAVCLIPLGLLVWRGASGGLGANPIEATNRFLGDWALRFLLIALAVTPLRQMTGWNAVARWRRMLGLFAFAYVVLHFSSYVGLDQFFDWSAIGREIVKRRYITLGMVAVVLLIPLALTSTNAMMRRLGGRRWQALHRLVYVIAPLGVAHHWMMVKKDITEPAIHAAILAVLLGWRGVARLRHNGAATTARPTACSVPQSSSPSP from the coding sequence ATGGACAAGCTGCTGCGCCAAGGCTGGGTCAAGCCCCTGCTGTTCGCCGTCTGCCTGATCCCGCTGGGCCTCCTGGTCTGGCGGGGCGCTTCCGGCGGGCTGGGGGCCAATCCCATCGAGGCGACCAACCGCTTCCTGGGCGACTGGGCGCTTCGCTTCCTGCTGATCGCCCTGGCGGTGACGCCGCTGCGGCAGATGACCGGCTGGAATGCCGTCGCCCGCTGGCGGCGCATGCTGGGCCTGTTCGCCTTCGCCTATGTGGTGCTGCATTTCAGTTCCTATGTGGGGCTGGACCAGTTCTTCGACTGGTCGGCCATCGGACGGGAGATCGTCAAGCGCCGCTACATCACCCTGGGCATGGTGGCGGTGGTGCTGCTGATCCCCCTGGCGCTGACCTCGACCAACGCCATGATGCGCCGCCTGGGCGGCAGGCGCTGGCAGGCGCTGCACCGGCTGGTCTATGTCATCGCCCCCCTGGGGGTGGCCCATCACTGGATGATGGTCAAGAAGGACATCACCGAGCCCGCCATCCACGCCGCCATCCTGGCCGTGCTTCTCGGCTGGCGGGGGGTGGCGCGGCTGCGGCATAATGGCGCCGCAACCACAGCCAGGCCCACCGCATGTTCCGTGCCGCAATCATCCTCGCCATCGCCTTAA